The genomic segment CTGCGCGACGCGGGCTGACCCGCGGGCGGCCGGCACCGTCGGATGTGAACGGCGGTCCGGGGCGCCGTGCCGTCGGTGGTGGGGTTCGGGTTGGTAGGCTCGGCGGCGGGCCGTGACTGGCGTGCTGGGATGGGATGAACCATCGGGGAGCGGCCTCGTCGAGTGACGTGGTGCCGCGCGCCTGGGCCTCCCCCGTGTCTTCTCCTGGAGGTTCCGTGTCTGATTCCTTCCGTGGCGCTGTCGATGCGTCGGATTCCCAGCTCAGCGCCGAGTCGGCGGCGTTTCGGCGGGCGCTGGACGTGGTGCGGGCCGTGGAGCCGCGGGTGGCCGACGCGATCGGCGCCGAGCTGGCCGATCAGCGGGAGTCGCTCAAGCTGATCGCCAGCGAGAACTACGCGTCGCCGGCGGTGCTGTTGGCGATGGGCAACTGGTTCAGCGACAAGTACGCCGAGGGCACGGTCGGGCGGCGGTTCTACGCCGGTTGCCGCAACGTGGACACGGTGGAGTCGGTGGCGGCCGAGCACGCCCGGGAGCTGTTCGGGGCGGCGCACGCGTACGTGCAGCCGCATTCGGGGATCGACGCGAACCTGGTGGCGTTCTGGGCGGTGCTGGCCGACCGGGTGGAGGGGCCGACGTTGCGGCGGCTGTCGGCGCGGCACGTCAACGACCTGACCGAGGCGGACTGGGCGGTGCTGCGGCGGGAGCTGGGTGACCAGCGGATGCTGGGGATGTCGCTGGACGCCGGTGGGCACCTGACGCACGGGTTCCGGCCGAACATCTCCGGCAAGATGTTCGACCAGCGCAGCTACGGCACGGACCCGGCGACGGGGCTGCTGGACTACGCGGCAGTGCGGGAGGCAGCCCGCGAGTTCCGGCCGTTGATCCTGGTGGCGGGCTACTCGGCGTATCCGCGGTTGGTGAACTTCCGGATCATGCGGGAGATCGCCGACGAGGTGGGCGCGACGTTCCTGGTGGACATGGCGCACTTCGCGGGGCTGGTGGCGGGCAAGGTGCTGACCGGGGACTTCGATCCGGTGCCGCACGCGCACATCGTGACCACCACGACGCACAAGTCGCTGCGCGGGCCGCGCGGTGGGATGGTGCTGTGCCAGCCGGAGCTGGCCGAGCAGGTGGACCGGGGTTGTCCGATGGTGCTCGGCGGGCCGTTGCCGCACGTGATGGCGGCCAAGGCGGTGGCGTTGGCGGAGGCGCGGCGGCCGGAGTTCGGCGACTACGCGCGGCGGGTGGTGGACAACGCGGTGGCGCTCGCCGACGGGCTGCTGCGCCGCGGCGCGACCCTGGTGACCGGCGGGACGGACAACCACCTGGTGCTGCTGGACGTGGCCGGATACGGGTTGACCGGGCGGCAGGCGGAGTCGGCGCTGCTGGACGCGGGGATCGTCACCAACCGCAACGCGGTGCCGCGGGACCCGAACGGGGCCTGGTACACCTCGGGGATCCGGGTGGGCACGCCCGCGTTGACGACCCGCGGGCTGGGGGTGGCCGAGATGGACGAGGTCGCGGAGCTGATGCACACGGTGTTGTCGCAGACCACCGCCGGTGTCGGGCCGGACGGGTCGGCGTCGAAGGCGCGGTACGTGCTGGAGGAGAAGGTGGCCGACGAGGTGTCGCGGCGGGCGTCGGAGCTGCTGTCGGGGCACCCGCTGTACCCGTCGGTGGACCTGGGCTGACGCGTGCGGCGGTCGGTCGCTGCCGCGGGTGGTGGTCCGACCGCGGGTGGCGCCGCGCTGACGCGGTGCCGTTGGTGATCACGAAGGATCAGGGTGCATTCCGGCACCCTGATCCTTCGTGATCATTAGAGTCGGCGCGGTCAGTTGGGTGGGATGTTGGCGGTGCCGATGCGTTTGCGGAAGACCCAGTAGGTCCAGCCCTGGTAGGCCAGGACGATCGGCGTGAAGATCGCCGCCACCCAGGTCATCAGGGTGAGGGTGTAGCCGGTGGAGGCTGCGTTGGTGACGGTGAGGGTGCCGGCCAGGTCGCCCGTGGACGGCAGCACGTTCGGGAACAGCGCGGCGAACAGGGTGGCGACGGTCAGGCCGATGGCGGCGGCGGTGCCGGCGAAGGCCCAGCCCTCCCGGCGTACCCGGGCGGCGGCCAGACCGGCGACCAGCGCGCCGGACGCGACCACGGCGAGGGCGACGGCGGTCGGGGTGTTGCGGATGGTGAGCGTCCAGGACAGGAACACGACGGCGGCGACGGCGGCCGCCAGGCCGGTGCGCACGGCGAGCCGGCCGGCGCGTTCGCGGATCTCGCCGGTGGTCTTGAGGGCGAGGAAGACGGCGCCGTGGGTGACGAACAACGCCGCGGTGGTGACGCCGCCGAGGATCGCGTACGGGTTGAGCAGGTCGAGCAGGCCGCCGGTGTACTCGTGGTCGGCGGCCAGCGGCACCCCGTGCAGGATGTTGGCGAAGGCGACGCCCCACAGGATCGCCGGCACGAGTGAGCCGGCGACGATGGCGGCGTCCCAACGGGCCTTCCAGCCGGGTTCGGGGCGCTTGTGGCGGTATTCGAAGGCGACGCCGCGCAGGATCAGGGCGATGAGGATGAGCAGCAGCGGCAGGTAGAAGCCGGAGAAGAGGGTGGCGTACCACTCGGGGAAGGCGGCGAACATGGCGCCGCCGGCGGTGATGAGCCAGACCTCGTTGCCGTCCCAGACGGGTCCGATGGTGTTGATCAGGACGCGGCGTTCCCGGTCGGTGCGGCCGAGGACGGGCAGCAGGATGCCGACGCCGAAGTCGAAGCCTTCGAGGATGAAGTAGCCGGTGAACAGCACGGCGATGAGCAGAAACCAGACGGTGGTCAGTTCCACGGGGAGGCTCCGGGTCGGTAGTCGTCAGTAGGCGAAGGCGAGGGGGCGGTCGTCGTCGCTGTGGTCGTCGGGTTCGGGGTCGGGGGTGACGTCGGGCAGGCCGGCGCGGGCGTAGCGGATCAGCAGTTTGACCTCGATGACGGCGAGGGTGGCGTAGACGAGGGTGAAGGCGGTGAAGCTGGTGAGGACCTCGGTGAGCGAGACGCTGCGGGAGACGCCGTCGCGGGTGAGCATCTCGCCGAAGACGATCCAGGGTTGCCGGCCCATCTCGGTGAAGATCCAGCCGAAGCAGTTGGCGGCCAGTGGCAGCAGGGGCATGAGCAGGCCGGCGCGCAGCAGCCAGCGGGAGGTGGGGGTGCGGCCGCGGCGCTGCGCCCACAGTGCCCAGACGGCGATGGCGGCGGCGGCCAGGCCGAGGCCGATCATGAGGCGGAAGCTCCAGTAGGTGACCGGGATGATCGGGGTGTAGCTGCCGGGGCCGTACTGGGTGGCGTACTGGGTCTGCAGGTCGTTGATGCCGCGGACGGTGCCCTCGGGGTCGCCGGTGCTCAGGAACGACAGCAGGTAGGGGATCTTGAGGGCGTACAGTTCCCGGCTGCCGTCGAGGCTGCCGATGGTGAGCACGGAGAACGAGGCGGGTGCCTCGGTGTCGTAGAGGGCTTCGGCGGCGGCCATCTTCATCGGCTGCACCTGGGTCATGATCTTGCTCTGGATGTCGCCGCTGATCACGACGGCGGCGGCGGCGACCAGGGTGACCCAGGCGCCGAGGCGGGTGGCGGTGCGGAAGGCGGCGGTGTCGGGGCCGTCGGGGTGGCGGATGAGGTGCCACAGGGCGACGGCGACCATCAGGGAGCCGGCGACGAGGAAGCAGCCGGCGATGGTGTGGGGGAAGGTGACCAGGGCGACCTTGTTGGTGAGCACGGCACCGATGTCGGTGAGTTCGGCCCGGCCGCTGTCGGGGTTGATCCGGTAGCCGACGGGGTTCTGCATCCAGGAGTTGGCGGCCAGGATGAAGTAGGCGCTCAGGGCGGAGCCCAGCGCGGCGGCCCAGATGGTGGCGAGGTGGATGCGGCGGGGCAGCCGGTCCCAGCCGAAGATCCACAGTCCGAGGAAGGTGGATTCGAGGAAGAACGCGACGAGGGCTTCGATGGCCAGTGGGGCGCCGAAGATGTCGCCGACGAAGCGGGAGTAGTCGCTCCAGTTCATGCCGAACTGGAATTCCTGCACGATGCCGGTGACGATCCCCATCGCGAAGTTGATCAGGAAGAGCTTGCCGTAGAACTTGGTGAGTTTGAGATAGCGTTCGTCGCCGGTGCGGTGCCAGCGGGTCTGCAGGACGGCGACGAGCAGGGACAGCCCGATGGTCAGTGGTACGAAGAGGAAGTGGTAGACGGTGGTGACACCGAATTGCCAGCGGGCGACGTCGAGCGCGTCCACGGATCCCTCCCCGGTTCCCGGCCGGTCGCCGCGACAACGGCAACTTCTACGACGGCCGGTAGTAGATACTACTCCGGGTCGTAGCGGCCGGCGCAGAGTCGTCCGTCACCCTGGTCCCGGGCCGAACGGCCCCTCTGCGGGGCGGCGTTGACCGCGCCACCGGGCGGCGCCCGGTGGCGGGCGCCGCTGCTGTGGCGGGCCGCGCAACTGCTCGCCCGCGCCGTGGTCGCCCCGCTGGCCCGGCTGCGGGTCACCGGCGACGTTCCCGACGCGCTGCGGCACGGCCCGCTGATCCTGGCCGCCAACCACATCAGCCCGTTCGACCCGGTGGTGCTGGTCGCCGCCTGCCAGGTCCGCGGCATCACCCCCCGGATCATGGCCACCGGCGGCCTGTTCCGCGCCCCGGTGATCGGCGCCGCGATGCGGCACAGCGGCCACATCCGCGTCGACCGACGCACCGCCACCGTCGGCGAGGCGTTGCGGGTGGCCGCCGACGCGGTGGCCGGCTCGGTGGTGCTGCTCTACCCGGAGGGCCGGATCGGCCTGGACCCCGGCATGTGGCCGGAACGCGGCAAGACCGGAGTGGCCCGGCTCGCCTTCGCCACCGGCGCCGCCGTCGTCCCGGTCGCCCAGTGGGGCGCACACGAGGTACTCCCCTACAGCGCCCCCCGGGGCGCGCTACGCGGACTGGCCCGGTCGCTGCGCCGCCGCCCGGTGATCCAGGTGCGCTTCGGCCCGCCGGTCGACCTGACCGCGGTCGACCCGGCCACCCCGGGCGCCGCGGTACGGGCCACCGCCCGGGTGATCGACGCGCTGACCGCCACCCTGGCGCCGCTGCGCCCCGACGAGCCGGACCGCCCCCGGCACGTCGACCCCAGCCGCCCCCTCGACGGCGGACGCCCGCACCGCAGCCTGCCCTGACGCCGGACCCGGCGCGGCGCCCGCCAGGACAGGACGCACGCTGGAAAAATCCGCCGCGACGCAGCCGGCAGGACCGCCCGGTGCGGACAGCGGGGTCCACGGTCCGGGTCGCCGCGCCGACGAGTGCTGGTCAGCGGGGTGGTGGACGCTGGCGCAGGTAGGCCAGCACGGCCTCCCGGGTGGTGCCGACACCGAGCGCCGCCCGGGCCTGGGCGATCCGCCGGTTGGCCGTGCGCAACGACAGGAACTCCGCCGCCGCGGCGGCCGCGATGGTCTCCCCGTTGGCCAGCCGCTCCAGCAGGGCCCGCTGCTCGGGC from the Solwaraspora sp. WMMD1047 genome contains:
- a CDS encoding lysophospholipid acyltransferase family protein yields the protein MTAPPGGARWRAPLLWRAAQLLARAVVAPLARLRVTGDVPDALRHGPLILAANHISPFDPVVLVAACQVRGITPRIMATGGLFRAPVIGAAMRHSGHIRVDRRTATVGEALRVAADAVAGSVVLLYPEGRIGLDPGMWPERGKTGVARLAFATGAAVVPVAQWGAHEVLPYSAPRGALRGLARSLRRRPVIQVRFGPPVDLTAVDPATPGAAVRATARVIDALTATLAPLRPDEPDRPRHVDPSRPLDGGRPHRSLP
- a CDS encoding cytochrome ubiquinol oxidase subunit I — translated: MDALDVARWQFGVTTVYHFLFVPLTIGLSLLVAVLQTRWHRTGDERYLKLTKFYGKLFLINFAMGIVTGIVQEFQFGMNWSDYSRFVGDIFGAPLAIEALVAFFLESTFLGLWIFGWDRLPRRIHLATIWAAALGSALSAYFILAANSWMQNPVGYRINPDSGRAELTDIGAVLTNKVALVTFPHTIAGCFLVAGSLMVAVALWHLIRHPDGPDTAAFRTATRLGAWVTLVAAAAVVISGDIQSKIMTQVQPMKMAAAEALYDTEAPASFSVLTIGSLDGSRELYALKIPYLLSFLSTGDPEGTVRGINDLQTQYATQYGPGSYTPIIPVTYWSFRLMIGLGLAAAAIAVWALWAQRRGRTPTSRWLLRAGLLMPLLPLAANCFGWIFTEMGRQPWIVFGEMLTRDGVSRSVSLTEVLTSFTAFTLVYATLAVIEVKLLIRYARAGLPDVTPDPEPDDHSDDDRPLAFAY
- the cydB gene encoding cytochrome d ubiquinol oxidase subunit II, with the translated sequence MELTTVWFLLIAVLFTGYFILEGFDFGVGILLPVLGRTDRERRVLINTIGPVWDGNEVWLITAGGAMFAAFPEWYATLFSGFYLPLLLILIALILRGVAFEYRHKRPEPGWKARWDAAIVAGSLVPAILWGVAFANILHGVPLAADHEYTGGLLDLLNPYAILGGVTTAALFVTHGAVFLALKTTGEIRERAGRLAVRTGLAAAVAAVVFLSWTLTIRNTPTAVALAVVASGALVAGLAAARVRREGWAFAGTAAAIGLTVATLFAALFPNVLPSTGDLAGTLTVTNAASTGYTLTLMTWVAAIFTPIVLAYQGWTYWVFRKRIGTANIPPN
- a CDS encoding glycine hydroxymethyltransferase, with protein sequence MSDSFRGAVDASDSQLSAESAAFRRALDVVRAVEPRVADAIGAELADQRESLKLIASENYASPAVLLAMGNWFSDKYAEGTVGRRFYAGCRNVDTVESVAAEHARELFGAAHAYVQPHSGIDANLVAFWAVLADRVEGPTLRRLSARHVNDLTEADWAVLRRELGDQRMLGMSLDAGGHLTHGFRPNISGKMFDQRSYGTDPATGLLDYAAVREAAREFRPLILVAGYSAYPRLVNFRIMREIADEVGATFLVDMAHFAGLVAGKVLTGDFDPVPHAHIVTTTTHKSLRGPRGGMVLCQPELAEQVDRGCPMVLGGPLPHVMAAKAVALAEARRPEFGDYARRVVDNAVALADGLLRRGATLVTGGTDNHLVLLDVAGYGLTGRQAESALLDAGIVTNRNAVPRDPNGAWYTSGIRVGTPALTTRGLGVAEMDEVAELMHTVLSQTTAGVGPDGSASKARYVLEEKVADEVSRRASELLSGHPLYPSVDLG